One Pseudomonas syringae CC1557 genomic window, TCATGCCAACGCAGCGTTTCTGGCCAAGGGCCTGAGCGAACTGGGTTACAGCGTCGAGCCGGTGCAGACCAACATGGTCTATGTGCAGGTCGGGGAGCGCGCCGCCGCGCTCAAGGCCTTTTGCGCCGAGCGTGGCATCCTGCTCACTGCTGCGCCGAGGCTGCGCATGGTCACCCACCTGAATGTCTCGCGTGCTCAGACAGAGCAGGTGGTCGAAGCATTCGCAGCGTTTGAACACTCATGACATGCCGATAATCCAGTTACTTGTTTCTATCGCACAAACACACTGTACCGAGGGCGCAACGCCTATATAATGCGGCCCTTTGCCGTCGCTACGTCATTTGACGTTTTGCACTTGCCTCTGGCCGCAGTCTCCGTGGAAGAACCTATGAAAAGCGCAGAAATCCGTGAAGCCTTCCTTGGCTTCTTCGAAGAGCAAGGCCACACCCGTGTCGCTTCAAGCTCCTTGATTCCGGGCAACGACCCAACCCTGCTGTTCACCAACGCAGGCATGAACCAGTTCAAGGATTGCTTCCTGGGCCAGGAAAAACGCGCCTACACCCGCGCTGTCACCAGTCAGAAATGCGTGCGCGCCGGTGGCAAGCACAACGACCTGGAAAACGTCGGCTATACCGCTCGTCACCACACTTTTTTCGAAATGCTGGGCAACTTCAGCTTCGGTGACTATTTCAAGCGTGATGCCATTACCTACGCCTGGACCTTTCTGACCTCCGAAAAGTGGCTGAACCTGCCCAAGGAAAAGCTTTGGGTCACGGTCTACGCGACTGACGACGAAGCCTACGACATCTGGACCAAAGAGGTCGGCGTGCCTGCCGAGCGCATGGTTCGCATCGGCGACAACAAAGGCGCGCCTTACGCTTCCGACAACTTCTGGACCATGGGTGATACCGGCCCGTGCGGTCCTTGCAGCGAGATATTCTTCGATCACGGCCCGGAAATCTGGGGCGGCCCGCCGGGTTCGCCGGAAGAGGATGGCGACCGTTACATCGAAATCTGGAACAACGTGTTCATGCAGTTCAACCGCACCGCAGACGGCGTGCTGCACCCGCTGCCAGCGCCGTCGGTGGACACCGGTATGGGCCTGGAGCGTGTCAGTGCCGTCCTGCAGCACGTGCATTCCAACTACGAAATCGACCTCTTCCAGAGCCTGCTGGCTGCGTCAGCCAAGGCCATCGGTTGCAGCAACGACAATCAGGCCTCGCTGAAGGTTGTGGCTGACCACATCCGCTCGTGCGGCTTCCTGATCGCTGATGGCGTGCTGCCTTCCAACGAAGGCCGCGGCTACGTGCTGCGCCGTATCATTCGGCGCGCCTGCCGTCATGGCAACAAACTGGGTGCCAAGGGCAGCTTCTTCTATCAGATCGTAGCGGCACTGGTCGCCGAAATGGGCTCGGCATTCCCTGAGCTGGTGCAACAACAGTCGCACATTGAGCGCGTCCTCAAAGGCGAAGAAGAGCAGTTCGCCAAGACCCTGGAACAGGGTTTGAAGATCCTTGAGCAGGATCTGGCCGAGCTGAAAGGCACCGTGGTGCCCGGCGAAGTCGTGTTCAAGCTGTATGACACTTACGGTTTCCCGATGGACCTGACCGGTGACATCGCCCGTGAACGTAATCTGACACTGGACGAAGAAGGCTTCGAGCGCGAAATGGACGCTCAGCGCGTGCGCGCTCGTTCGGCCAGCTCGTTCGGTATGGACTACAACAGCCTGGTAAAGGTCGATGTGGCCACTCAGTTCACCGGCTATTCGGCGACCACCGGCAGTGCCACAGTCGTTGCTCTGTACAAGGAAGGTCAGTCCGTCACGCACCTGAACGAAGGTGAGGAGGGCGTTGTGATCCTCGACATCACGCCGTTCTATGCCGAATCGGGTGGCCAGATCGGCGACAGCGGCTTCCTGCTGGCTGGCGAAGCGCGCTTTGACGTCAGCGACACCACCAAGACCGGCGGCGCATTCCTGCACCACGGCGTTGTGGCGTCCGGCAGCCTGAGCGTTGGTGCGCAGGTTGAAACACAGGTGGCTGATGAAGTCCGCGATGCAACCAAATTGAACCATTCGGCCACTCACTTGCTGCACGCCGCATTGCGTCAGGTACTGGGTGAGCACGTTCAGCAGAAAGGCTCGCTGGTCGACAGTCAGCGTCTGCGTTTCGACTTCAGCCACTTCGAGGCCATCAAGCCTGAGCAATTGCGTGCGCTGGAAGATATCGTCAACGCCGAGATTCGCAAGAACACGCCAGTGGTTACCGAAGAAACCGACATCGAAACCGCCAGAAAGAAAGGCGCCATGGCGCTGTTTGGCGAGAAGTACGGCGACAGCGTTCGTGTGCTGAGCATGGGCGGCGAGTTTTCCGTCGAGCTGTGTGGTGGCATTCACGCCAACCGCACCGGTGACATCGCGCTGTTCAAGATCGTCAGTGAAGGTGGCGTTGCTGCCGGCGTGCGCCGTATCGAAGCGGTGACCGGTGCTGCGGCACTCGCCTGGCTGAATTCGGCGGAAGATCAACTCAAGGAAGCCGCGACGCTGGTCAAAGGCAATCGCGACAACCTGCTGGACAAGCTGACAGCTGTGCTTGAGCGCAACCGTCTGCTGGAAAAGCAACTGGAACAACTGCAAGCCAAGGCAGCCAGTGCCGCCGGTGACGATCTGTCGTCGGCTGCGCAGGATGTCAAAGGGGTCAAGGTTCTGGCCACGCGCCTGGATGGTCAGGACGGCAAGGCGCTTCTGGCGCTTGTCGACCAGTTGAAGAACAAGCTCGGCCGCGCAGTGAT contains:
- the alaS gene encoding alanine--tRNA ligase; translation: MKSAEIREAFLGFFEEQGHTRVASSSLIPGNDPTLLFTNAGMNQFKDCFLGQEKRAYTRAVTSQKCVRAGGKHNDLENVGYTARHHTFFEMLGNFSFGDYFKRDAITYAWTFLTSEKWLNLPKEKLWVTVYATDDEAYDIWTKEVGVPAERMVRIGDNKGAPYASDNFWTMGDTGPCGPCSEIFFDHGPEIWGGPPGSPEEDGDRYIEIWNNVFMQFNRTADGVLHPLPAPSVDTGMGLERVSAVLQHVHSNYEIDLFQSLLAASAKAIGCSNDNQASLKVVADHIRSCGFLIADGVLPSNEGRGYVLRRIIRRACRHGNKLGAKGSFFYQIVAALVAEMGSAFPELVQQQSHIERVLKGEEEQFAKTLEQGLKILEQDLAELKGTVVPGEVVFKLYDTYGFPMDLTGDIARERNLTLDEEGFEREMDAQRVRARSASSFGMDYNSLVKVDVATQFTGYSATTGSATVVALYKEGQSVTHLNEGEEGVVILDITPFYAESGGQIGDSGFLLAGEARFDVSDTTKTGGAFLHHGVVASGSLSVGAQVETQVADEVRDATKLNHSATHLLHAALRQVLGEHVQQKGSLVDSQRLRFDFSHFEAIKPEQLRALEDIVNAEIRKNTPVVTEETDIETARKKGAMALFGEKYGDSVRVLSMGGEFSVELCGGIHANRTGDIALFKIVSEGGVAAGVRRIEAVTGAAALAWLNSAEDQLKEAATLVKGNRDNLLDKLTAVLERNRLLEKQLEQLQAKAASAAGDDLSSAAQDVKGVKVLATRLDGQDGKALLALVDQLKNKLGRAVILLGSVHEDKVVLVAGVTKDLTGQLKAGDLMKQAAAAVGGKGGGRPDMAQGGGVDAGALDAALALTVPFVEQGI